The following are from one region of the Juglans regia cultivar Chandler chromosome 10, Walnut 2.0, whole genome shotgun sequence genome:
- the LOC108989769 gene encoding probable caffeoyl-CoA O-methyltransferase At4g26220 isoform X1, which yields MEQYTEELLSKGLLQSEDLYRYILETSVYPREPEPLKELRHVTAGHPRARFATSPDAGQLVAMLLKLVNAKKTIEVGVFTGYSLLLTALTIPEDGKIIAIDVNRETFEIGLPIIKKAGVADKIDFIESEAVPALDQLLQNPENEGTFDFAFVDADKGNNWNYHERMMKLLKVGGVAVYDNTLWLGTVIMSDELTPEHLKLGKQPIIEFNKLVAADPRVQMSHASVGDGMAICTRLY from the exons ATGGAGCAATATACAGAAGAATTACTTTCAAAGGGTTTATTGCAGAGTGAAGATTTGTACCGG TATATCTTGGAGACGAGTGTGTACCCACGTGAACCAGAACCTCTCAAGGAGCTAAGGCATGTCACTGCTGGCCACCCTCG TGCTAGGTTTGCTACTTCACCAGATGCAGGTCAATTGGTGGCTATGCTGTTAAAGTTGGTGAATGCAAAAAAGACTATTGAAGTTGGAGTTTTCACAGGATACTCTCTTCTCCTGACTGCTCTTACAATTCCAGAGGATGGCAAG ATCATAGCCATAGATGTAAATCGGGAGACATTTGAAATTGGATTGCCAATTATTAAGAAAGCTGGTGTTGCAGATAAAATTGATTTCATCGAGTCCGAGGCTGTACCAGCTCTTGATCAACTATTACAAAAT CCTGAGAATGAAGGGACTTTCGACTTTGCTTTTGTTGATGCGGACAAGGGTAATAATTGGAACTACCATGAGAGAATGATGAAACTACTGAAAGTGGGTGGGGTGGCTGTCTACGATAACACACTCTGGTTAGGAACAGTTATAATGTCTGATGAGTTGACTCCAGAGCACTTGAAACTGGGGAAGCAGCCGATAATTGAGTTCAACAAATTAGTGGCAGCTGATCCTCGTGTCCAAATGTCACATGCTTCCGTAGGTGATGGCATGGCAATCTGCACTCGTCTCTACTGA
- the LOC108989769 gene encoding probable caffeoyl-CoA O-methyltransferase At4g26220 isoform X2, with protein sequence MEQYTEELLSKGLLQSEDLYRYILETSVYPREPEPLKELRHVTAGHPRFATSPDAGQLVAMLLKLVNAKKTIEVGVFTGYSLLLTALTIPEDGKIIAIDVNRETFEIGLPIIKKAGVADKIDFIESEAVPALDQLLQNPENEGTFDFAFVDADKGNNWNYHERMMKLLKVGGVAVYDNTLWLGTVIMSDELTPEHLKLGKQPIIEFNKLVAADPRVQMSHASVGDGMAICTRLY encoded by the exons ATGGAGCAATATACAGAAGAATTACTTTCAAAGGGTTTATTGCAGAGTGAAGATTTGTACCGG TATATCTTGGAGACGAGTGTGTACCCACGTGAACCAGAACCTCTCAAGGAGCTAAGGCATGTCACTGCTGGCCACCCTCG GTTTGCTACTTCACCAGATGCAGGTCAATTGGTGGCTATGCTGTTAAAGTTGGTGAATGCAAAAAAGACTATTGAAGTTGGAGTTTTCACAGGATACTCTCTTCTCCTGACTGCTCTTACAATTCCAGAGGATGGCAAG ATCATAGCCATAGATGTAAATCGGGAGACATTTGAAATTGGATTGCCAATTATTAAGAAAGCTGGTGTTGCAGATAAAATTGATTTCATCGAGTCCGAGGCTGTACCAGCTCTTGATCAACTATTACAAAAT CCTGAGAATGAAGGGACTTTCGACTTTGCTTTTGTTGATGCGGACAAGGGTAATAATTGGAACTACCATGAGAGAATGATGAAACTACTGAAAGTGGGTGGGGTGGCTGTCTACGATAACACACTCTGGTTAGGAACAGTTATAATGTCTGATGAGTTGACTCCAGAGCACTTGAAACTGGGGAAGCAGCCGATAATTGAGTTCAACAAATTAGTGGCAGCTGATCCTCGTGTCCAAATGTCACATGCTTCCGTAGGTGATGGCATGGCAATCTGCACTCGTCTCTACTGA
- the LOC108989768 gene encoding 40S ribosomal protein S15a-5, which translates to MGRRILNEALRAMVNAERRGKASVELKPISTVMSSFLNIMKDRGYIKNFQVYDPHRVGRITVELQGRIKDCRALTYRQDIKARDLEGYRLRMLPTHQWGYVVITTPDGVLDHEEAIKRNVGGQVLGYFH; encoded by the exons ATGGGGAGGAGGATATTGAATGAAGCTTTGAGAGCAATGGTGAATGCAGAGCGGAGAGGAAAAGCATCAGTGGAATTGAAGCCCATCTCCACAGTCATGTCTTCTTTTCTCAATATCATGAAAGATCGAG GGTACATAAAGAATTTTCAGGTTTACGATCCACATAGAGTGGGGAGGATAACAGTTGAACTACAAGGCAGGATTAAGGATTGCCGAGCTCTCACTTACAGGCAGGATATCAAGGCGAGGGATCTTGAAGGTTACAGATTGCGTATGCTTCCAACACATCAG TGGGGTTATGTTGTGATCACGACTCCAGATGGCGTTTTGGATCATGAAGAGGCCATTAAAAGGAATGTGGGCGGACAGGTCCTGGGTTATTTTCATTAG